A single genomic interval of Amycolatopsis albispora harbors:
- a CDS encoding LytR/AlgR family response regulator transcription factor encodes MLVTVSTHEDTSGLLVLAVDDEPHGLSELAHCLENNPHIRRIFTCTDATDALRLLASDDAEVRYRKDRGMAPVDAVFADLNMPGLSGMEMSRVFATLNPAPVLVFVTGHPEEAVNAFDLGAVDYVLKPCKQERLDKAIKRVLQSLQAAPAPAAPAGQEPVKTDDEVIAVELAGNTKLIPRANVRWVEAQGDYARLFTTDGSHLVRIPLAQLEERWEKAGFVRIHRSYLVALQLITELRMGQGGYQVVIGNEEKLLPVSRRHTRELKDRLVGSSRNG; translated from the coding sequence ATGCTTGTCACTGTGAGTACACACGAAGACACTTCGGGACTCCTGGTGCTGGCCGTCGACGACGAGCCGCACGGGCTGTCGGAACTCGCCCACTGCCTGGAGAACAATCCGCACATCCGGCGGATCTTCACCTGCACCGACGCCACCGACGCGCTGCGCCTGCTCGCCTCCGACGACGCCGAGGTGCGCTACCGCAAGGACCGCGGCATGGCACCGGTGGACGCGGTGTTCGCCGACCTCAACATGCCCGGCCTGTCCGGCATGGAGATGTCGCGGGTGTTCGCCACGCTCAACCCGGCCCCGGTGCTGGTTTTTGTCACCGGGCACCCGGAGGAGGCGGTGAACGCCTTCGACCTCGGCGCGGTCGACTACGTGCTCAAGCCGTGCAAGCAGGAACGGCTGGACAAGGCCATCAAGCGGGTGCTGCAGTCGCTGCAGGCCGCGCCCGCGCCCGCCGCCCCGGCCGGGCAGGAGCCGGTGAAGACCGACGACGAGGTGATCGCGGTCGAGCTGGCGGGCAACACCAAGCTCATCCCGCGCGCCAACGTCCGCTGGGTCGAGGCGCAGGGCGACTACGCCCGGCTGTTCACCACCGACGGCAGCCACCTCGTCCGCATTCCGCTGGCCCAGCTCGAAGAACGGTGGGAGAAGGCGGGTTTTGTCCGCATCCACCGCTCGTACCTGGTCGCGCTGCAGCTGATCACCGAGCTGCGCATGGGCCAGGGCGGCTACCAGGTGGTCATCGGCAACGAGGAGAAGCTGCTGCCGGTGAGCCGCCGTCACACCCGTGAGCTGAAGGATCGGCTGGTCGGCTCCTCGCGGAACGGCTAG
- a CDS encoding glycoside hydrolase family 16 protein: protein MPVPPHSPPARKPRKARKSRLTRAAVAAAAAAALITVPLTVPAGASVPPPPTGWTQVWADDFDGAAGTLPNGNNWRFSLGHGYPGGPANWGTGEIAAHTNNPANVSLDGSGNLRITPLRDGAGNWTSARIETNKQDFKAPENGVLRVESRLQMPNVTGDAALGYWPAFWMLGSPYRGNWWNWPGIGEYDIMENVNGLNSVWGVLHCGTAPGGPCNENNGIGASRPCPGTSCQSGFHTYGFEWDRSTSPNQLRWYVDGQQFHQVSQNQLDATTWHNMTSHAGYFIILNVAMGGAFPNGVAGFGTPTAATVPGHPMVVDYVAAWTRGGGGTGNPGGTDAYGTIQAENYQQQSGLSTQLTTDSGGGQNVATAANGDWARYNGVNFGSQTATQFKARVASGAAAGVSGLVEVRLDSLSNPPIGSFSVANTGGWQSWRTIPANISGVTGTHDVYLSFRSGQPSDFVNVNWFSFAP, encoded by the coding sequence ATGCCCGTTCCTCCCCACTCCCCACCTGCCCGGAAACCCCGCAAAGCCCGGAAAAGCCGCCTCACCAGGGCGGCCGTCGCGGCGGCCGCCGCTGCCGCGTTGATCACCGTTCCGCTGACCGTGCCCGCGGGTGCGTCGGTCCCGCCACCGCCCACCGGCTGGACGCAGGTCTGGGCCGACGACTTCGACGGTGCTGCCGGCACCCTGCCCAACGGCAACAACTGGCGGTTCAGCCTCGGCCACGGTTATCCCGGCGGGCCCGCGAACTGGGGCACCGGCGAGATCGCCGCCCACACGAACAACCCGGCCAACGTCAGCCTCGACGGCAGCGGCAACCTGCGCATCACGCCGCTGCGCGACGGCGCCGGGAACTGGACCTCGGCCCGGATCGAGACCAACAAGCAGGACTTCAAGGCACCGGAGAACGGCGTGCTCCGGGTGGAAAGCCGGTTGCAGATGCCGAACGTCACCGGTGACGCCGCACTGGGCTACTGGCCCGCCTTCTGGATGCTCGGCTCGCCCTACCGCGGCAACTGGTGGAACTGGCCCGGCATCGGCGAGTACGACATCATGGAAAACGTCAACGGCCTCAACTCCGTGTGGGGCGTGCTGCACTGCGGCACCGCGCCCGGCGGGCCGTGCAACGAGAACAACGGCATCGGCGCCAGCCGCCCGTGTCCCGGCACCAGCTGCCAGTCCGGGTTCCACACCTACGGCTTCGAGTGGGACCGCAGCACCAGCCCGAACCAGCTGCGCTGGTACGTCGACGGCCAGCAGTTCCACCAGGTCAGCCAGAACCAGCTGGACGCGACCACGTGGCACAACATGACCAGCCACGCTGGCTACTTCATCATCCTCAACGTGGCCATGGGCGGTGCCTTCCCGAACGGCGTGGCCGGGTTCGGCACGCCGACCGCGGCCACCGTGCCCGGTCACCCGATGGTGGTCGACTACGTGGCCGCGTGGACCCGCGGTGGTGGTGGCACCGGAAACCCCGGCGGCACCGACGCCTACGGCACCATCCAGGCCGAGAACTACCAGCAGCAAAGCGGCCTGAGCACGCAGCTCACCACCGACTCGGGTGGCGGCCAGAACGTGGCCACCGCGGCGAACGGCGACTGGGCCAGGTACAACGGCGTCAACTTCGGCTCGCAGACCGCCACCCAGTTCAAGGCGCGGGTGGCTTCCGGGGCGGCCGCGGGGGTGAGCGGGCTGGTCGAAGTGCGGCTGGACAGCCTGTCGAATCCGCCGATCGGGTCGTTCTCGGTGGCCAACACGGGTGGGTGGCAGAGCTGGCGGACCATCCCGGCCAACATCAGCGGGGTCACCGGCACCCACGACGTCTACCTGAGCTTCCGCAGCGGTCAGCCGTCGGACTTCGTCAACGTCAACTGGTTCTCCTTCGCACCGTAA
- a CDS encoding cation acetate symporter: protein MQLNPWALTGIVLVGMVTFYLGHRSSRFASSTHDFLVARRTVRSRRNAAAISGEYLSAASFLGVAGIVLKEGADALWFPIGFTAGYLALMLFVAAPLRRSGAYTLPDFLEARLGSMALRRFSTAFVVFIGILYMVPQLQGAGLGLTTILGTPAWVGAVVVTVVVTINVIAGGMRAITVVQAFQYWLKLFAIAAPTFVLCVVFIGGGGGPTAGSLGTPAPPVFPEETTVDVQTPVTLEVAVPTVLYADGVVDGVRSDGVVFWSPEVRPEVGEGTELRFPAGSPVPVVTGAVTDNATWLLPASDDITDLLSTYSLMFATFLGTMGLPHVLVRFYTNPDGKAARRTTVHVLLLLGLFYLFPALLGALSRLYVPQLLVTGQTDAAVLMLPSAVLGGVGGQILGAVTAAGAFAAFLSTASGLLVSVAGVLSTDVLPGRVRDFRLAAVLVAMAPLGIALALRQDDLSLSVGMTFALAASTFSPMLLLGIWWRKLTWTGAMAGMVVGGTLVLGALAINIISGYTGDWAPWFTVQPALFTVPAAFVATMVVSKATARRVPDDLNAVMLRLHAPDPLGFMRDRAVARFGQAEEKVRPGRGGRHRK, encoded by the coding sequence GTGCAGCTGAACCCGTGGGCGCTGACCGGCATCGTGCTGGTCGGCATGGTCACGTTCTACCTCGGCCACCGGTCTTCGCGGTTCGCCAGCAGTACGCACGACTTCCTGGTCGCCCGCCGGACCGTGCGGTCCCGGCGCAACGCGGCGGCGATCTCCGGTGAGTACCTGTCGGCGGCCTCGTTCCTCGGCGTCGCGGGCATCGTGCTCAAGGAGGGCGCCGACGCGCTCTGGTTCCCGATCGGGTTCACCGCCGGTTACCTGGCGCTGATGCTCTTCGTGGCGGCGCCGCTGCGGCGGTCCGGTGCCTACACGCTGCCGGACTTTCTCGAGGCCCGGCTCGGTTCGATGGCGCTGCGCCGGTTCTCCACCGCGTTCGTGGTGTTCATCGGCATTCTCTACATGGTCCCGCAGCTGCAGGGCGCCGGGCTCGGGCTGACCACCATTCTCGGCACGCCGGCCTGGGTCGGCGCGGTGGTGGTGACCGTGGTGGTGACCATCAACGTGATCGCCGGTGGCATGCGCGCGATCACCGTGGTCCAGGCGTTCCAGTACTGGCTGAAGCTGTTCGCCATCGCCGCGCCCACTTTTGTGCTGTGCGTGGTGTTCATCGGCGGGGGCGGCGGCCCGACGGCCGGTTCGCTGGGCACGCCGGCGCCGCCGGTGTTCCCCGAGGAAACCACCGTCGACGTGCAGACCCCGGTCACGCTGGAGGTCGCCGTGCCGACCGTGCTCTACGCCGACGGCGTGGTGGACGGTGTGCGGTCCGACGGCGTGGTGTTCTGGTCGCCGGAGGTGCGCCCCGAGGTCGGCGAGGGCACCGAGCTGCGTTTCCCGGCCGGGTCGCCGGTGCCGGTGGTGACCGGCGCGGTCACCGACAACGCGACCTGGCTGCTGCCCGCCTCCGACGACATCACCGACCTGCTCAGCACGTATTCGCTGATGTTCGCGACCTTTCTCGGCACGATGGGCCTGCCGCACGTGCTGGTCCGCTTCTACACCAATCCCGACGGCAAGGCCGCGCGCCGGACCACCGTGCACGTGCTGCTGCTGCTCGGGCTGTTCTACCTGTTCCCGGCGCTGCTCGGCGCGCTGTCCCGGCTGTACGTGCCGCAGCTGCTGGTCACCGGGCAGACCGACGCCGCGGTGCTGATGCTGCCGTCGGCGGTGCTCGGCGGGGTCGGCGGGCAGATCCTTGGCGCGGTCACCGCCGCCGGGGCGTTCGCGGCGTTCCTGTCCACCGCGTCCGGGTTGCTGGTCAGCGTCGCCGGGGTGCTGTCCACCGACGTGCTGCCCGGCCGGGTCCGCGACTTCCGGCTGGCCGCGGTGCTGGTGGCGATGGCCCCGCTCGGCATCGCGCTGGCGTTGCGCCAGGACGACCTGTCGCTGAGCGTGGGCATGACCTTCGCGCTGGCCGCGTCCACCTTCAGCCCGATGCTGCTGCTCGGCATCTGGTGGCGGAAGCTGACCTGGACCGGGGCGATGGCGGGCATGGTGGTCGGCGGCACGCTGGTGCTGGGCGCGCTGGCGATCAACATCATCAGCGGGTACACCGGCGACTGGGCGCCGTGGTTCACCGTGCAGCCCGCGTTGTTCACCGTGCCCGCGGCCTTCGTGGCCACCATGGTGGTCAGCAAGGCGACCGCGCGCCGGGTGCCCGACGATCTGAACGCGGTGATGCTGCGCCTGCACGCGCCGGATCCGCTGGGCTTCATGCGCGACCGGGCGGTGGCCCGGTTCGGCCAGGCGGAGGAGAAGGTGCGTCCCGGGCGCGGTGGCAGGCACCGGAAATAA
- a CDS encoding rhodanese-like domain-containing protein, whose translation MVNPAEVPTVDVTELPGEFALLDVRENYEWAAGHAPEAVHIPMSQLPGRLAELPEATPLYVICRSGVRSANVAAWLNGQGRDAVNVAGGMESWHANGRPMVTEQGAEPQVV comes from the coding sequence GTGGTGAACCCTGCTGAAGTGCCCACTGTGGACGTGACCGAGCTGCCCGGCGAGTTCGCGCTGCTCGACGTCCGCGAGAACTACGAGTGGGCCGCGGGGCACGCGCCCGAAGCCGTGCACATCCCGATGAGCCAGCTGCCCGGCAGGCTCGCCGAACTGCCCGAAGCCACCCCGCTGTACGTGATCTGCCGCAGCGGGGTGCGCTCGGCGAACGTCGCGGCCTGGCTGAACGGCCAGGGCCGCGACGCGGTCAACGTCGCGGGCGGCATGGAGTCCTGGCACGCCAACGGCAGGCCGATGGTCACCGAACAGGGTGCCGAGCCGCAGGTGGTGTGA
- a CDS encoding DUF485 domain-containing protein, whose product MSTSEPVTEADWKRVQASPEFRQLRRRLRNFVFPMTALFLGWYLLYVVLADYAHGFMSTKLVGNINVGLVLGLLQFVSTFVITGLYVRHANRHLDPVADQIRHEVEGTEEGAK is encoded by the coding sequence GTGAGCACCAGCGAACCGGTAACCGAAGCCGACTGGAAGCGTGTGCAGGCCAGTCCGGAGTTCCGCCAACTCCGCAGGCGCCTGCGGAACTTCGTTTTCCCGATGACCGCGTTGTTCCTCGGCTGGTACCTGCTCTACGTGGTGCTGGCCGACTACGCGCACGGGTTCATGTCCACCAAGCTGGTCGGCAACATCAACGTCGGCCTGGTGCTGGGGCTGCTCCAGTTCGTCTCGACCTTCGTGATCACCGGGCTCTACGTGCGCCACGCCAACCGTCATCTCGACCCGGTCGCGGACCAGATCCGTCACGAAGTCGAGGGCACAGAGGAGGGCGCGAAGTGA
- a CDS encoding cation acetate symporter, with protein sequence MNLAQGVQGSNPALNISIFGAFVVVTLVIVFRASRNTKTASDYYAAGRAFSGPQNGVAIAGDYLSAASFLGIAGAIAVYGYDGFLYSIGFLVAWLVALLLVAELLRNTGKFTMGDVLAFRMKQRPVRAAAATSTLAVSFFYLLAQMAGAGILVSLLLGISSTAGQAVVIAVVGVVMIIYVLVGGMKGTTWVQIIKAALLITGAFAMTVWVLARYGFNLSDLLGSAVERAGSDSVLNPGARYGVSDTSKIDFLSLGIALVLGTAGLPHVLMRFYTVPTAKDARKSVVWAIGLIGLFYLFTLVLGYGAGAIVGKDAINKAPGKENSAAPLLAQALGGPVLLGFIAAVAFATILAVVAGLTITASASFAHDVYANVIKKGKVSDSNAEVRVARITAVVIGAVAIVGGILAKDQNVAFLVALAFAVAASANLPTILYSLFWKRFNTSGALWSIYGGLGVTVVLIIFSPAVSGLPTSMIKGVDFHWFPLQNPGLVSIPVSFFLGWLGTVLSKEHNEDKYAEMEVRSLTGAGAEKAVPH encoded by the coding sequence GTGAACCTGGCGCAGGGAGTCCAGGGGTCCAACCCCGCGCTGAACATCAGCATCTTCGGTGCTTTTGTGGTGGTGACGCTGGTGATCGTGTTCCGCGCGTCGCGGAACACCAAGACCGCGTCGGACTACTACGCCGCCGGTCGCGCGTTCTCCGGTCCGCAGAACGGCGTCGCGATCGCCGGTGACTACCTTTCGGCCGCCTCGTTCCTCGGCATCGCCGGGGCCATCGCGGTCTACGGATACGACGGGTTCCTGTACTCGATCGGGTTCCTGGTCGCCTGGTTGGTGGCGTTGCTGCTGGTGGCGGAACTGCTGCGGAACACCGGCAAGTTCACCATGGGCGACGTGCTGGCCTTCCGCATGAAGCAGCGCCCGGTGCGCGCGGCGGCGGCGACCTCGACGCTGGCGGTGAGCTTTTTCTACCTGCTGGCCCAGATGGCGGGCGCGGGCATCCTGGTGTCGCTGCTGCTCGGCATTTCCAGCACCGCCGGGCAGGCCGTGGTGATCGCCGTGGTCGGCGTGGTGATGATCATCTACGTGCTGGTCGGCGGCATGAAGGGCACCACGTGGGTGCAGATCATCAAGGCCGCGCTGCTGATCACGGGTGCGTTCGCGATGACCGTGTGGGTGCTCGCGCGGTACGGCTTCAACCTGTCGGACCTGCTGGGCAGCGCCGTCGAGCGCGCCGGTTCGGACTCCGTGCTGAACCCCGGCGCGCGGTACGGCGTCTCGGACACCTCGAAGATCGACTTCCTGTCGCTGGGCATCGCGCTGGTGCTCGGTACGGCGGGTCTGCCGCACGTGCTGATGCGCTTCTACACCGTGCCGACCGCGAAGGACGCGCGGAAGTCGGTGGTCTGGGCGATCGGCCTGATCGGGCTGTTCTACCTGTTCACCCTGGTGCTGGGCTACGGCGCGGGCGCCATCGTCGGCAAGGACGCGATCAACAAGGCACCGGGCAAGGAGAACTCGGCGGCACCGCTGCTGGCGCAGGCACTCGGCGGGCCGGTGCTGCTCGGGTTCATCGCGGCGGTGGCCTTCGCGACCATCCTGGCCGTGGTCGCCGGGCTCACCATCACGGCCTCGGCGTCCTTCGCGCACGACGTGTACGCCAACGTGATCAAGAAGGGCAAGGTCTCCGACTCCAACGCCGAGGTCCGCGTCGCGCGGATCACCGCGGTGGTGATCGGGGCGGTGGCCATCGTCGGCGGCATTCTCGCCAAGGACCAGAACGTCGCCTTCCTGGTGGCGCTCGCGTTCGCGGTGGCGGCGTCGGCGAACCTGCCGACCATTCTCTATTCGTTGTTCTGGAAGCGGTTCAACACCTCGGGCGCGTTGTGGTCGATCTACGGCGGCCTCGGCGTCACGGTCGTGTTGATCATCTTCTCGCCCGCGGTGTCCGGGTTGCCGACGTCGATGATCAAGGGCGTGGACTTCCACTGGTTCCCGCTGCAGAACCCCGGGCTCGTCTCGATCCCGGTGTCGTTCTTCCTCGGCTGGCTGGGCACGGTCCTGTCGAAGGAGCACAACGAGGACAAGTACGCCGAAATGGAGGTGCGCTCGCTCACCGGCGCGGGCGCGGAAAAGGCGGTGCCGCACTGA
- a CDS encoding sensor histidine kinase: MNAVSGLPLAQIIPWSVAAVAVILLIVVLVRSRRPASFVDDAVLEAVRRMSKATPDLRRGLDESSADRITTQMLETLKCVAVGITDADGTLLSWDGEANEHYDDLRDAIAVTIRRHRREVVGHEKLPCNHRGNCLMRTAVIVPLIVEEQTQAVLIVVGRTRGKRLVEMADAVSQFVCTQFELARLEDSKLQLQQAEVKALRAQISPHFVYNALNTISSLIRTDPEEARELLQEFADFTRYIFRSSGMFTSLAEELRNIDRYLTIESARFAGKLNVRLKIAPEVLSVVVPFLIIQPLVENAVKHGLWNKPNGGTVTVIAQDHGNEALISVEDDGVGMDPARLSELHDSHQTGAHVGLGNINQRMRQLFGDEYALTVETAPGAGMKVTLRVPKYARGVRASVPEYTESPDREPAADSVPAAVVHQPVVQPQRGRSHAARHRPQATREGRPTAAGPR; this comes from the coding sequence ATAAACGCCGTGTCCGGGTTGCCCCTCGCGCAGATCATCCCGTGGAGCGTCGCCGCCGTCGCGGTGATCCTGCTGATCGTCGTGCTCGTCCGGAGCCGCCGTCCGGCGAGCTTCGTCGACGACGCGGTGCTCGAAGCCGTCCGCCGGATGTCCAAGGCGACCCCGGACCTGCGGCGCGGTCTCGACGAGAGCTCCGCCGACCGGATCACCACGCAGATGCTGGAGACGCTCAAGTGCGTGGCGGTCGGCATCACCGACGCCGACGGCACGCTGCTGTCCTGGGACGGCGAGGCCAACGAGCACTACGACGACCTGCGCGACGCGATCGCGGTGACCATCCGGCGGCACCGGCGCGAGGTGGTCGGCCACGAGAAGCTGCCCTGCAACCACCGCGGCAACTGCCTGATGCGCACCGCGGTGATCGTGCCGCTGATCGTCGAGGAGCAGACCCAGGCGGTGCTGATCGTGGTCGGCCGGACGCGCGGCAAGCGGCTGGTCGAGATGGCCGACGCGGTTTCGCAGTTCGTCTGCACGCAGTTCGAGCTGGCGCGGCTGGAGGATTCCAAGCTCCAGCTGCAGCAGGCCGAGGTGAAGGCGCTGCGGGCGCAGATCTCACCGCACTTCGTCTACAACGCGCTGAACACCATCTCGTCGCTGATCCGCACCGACCCGGAGGAAGCCCGCGAGCTGCTGCAGGAGTTCGCCGACTTCACGCGGTACATCTTCCGCAGTTCCGGCATGTTCACCTCGCTCGCCGAGGAACTGCGGAACATCGACCGCTACCTGACCATCGAGAGCGCGCGGTTCGCCGGGAAGCTCAACGTCCGGCTGAAGATCGCGCCCGAGGTGCTCTCGGTGGTGGTGCCGTTCCTGATCATCCAGCCGCTGGTGGAGAACGCGGTCAAGCACGGGCTGTGGAACAAGCCGAACGGCGGCACGGTCACCGTGATCGCGCAGGACCACGGCAACGAGGCGCTGATCAGCGTGGAGGACGACGGCGTCGGCATGGACCCGGCGCGGTTGTCCGAACTGCACGACTCGCACCAGACCGGCGCGCACGTCGGGCTCGGCAACATCAACCAGCGCATGCGGCAGCTCTTCGGTGACGAGTACGCGCTGACCGTGGAGACCGCGCCGGGCGCGGGCATGAAGGTGACGCTGCGCGTGCCGAAGTACGCGCGCGGGGTGCGCGCCAGCGTGCCGGAGTACACCGAGTCGCCGGACCGCGAGCCCGCCGCCGACTCGGTGCCCGCCGCGGTGGTGCACCAGCCGGTGGTGCAGCCGCAGCGGGGCCGCAGCCACGCCGCGCGGCACCGCCCGCAGGCCACGCGCGAGGGCAGGCCGACGGCGGCGGGACCCCGCTGA
- a CDS encoding cytochrome P450 — protein sequence MFDPSDPEFLTDPYPAFAELRAKAPVHRHDGLGLAIAVAHPAASAVLRHRSLGRIWRDATPAEQFVSFNLLHRNSLLENEPPAHTRLRRLVSSAFARGHVERLRPRVEEIAGRLVGRLAERVRDEGTADFLAEVAQPLPVEVIAELLGVPEADRSRLVPWSNQIVKMYEYGLPEDKRVAAETAAGEFVAYLRELSAERAANPGDDLISDLVRVRDDNNGRLSDDELVATAVLLLMAGHEATVNVLGNGLRALLDRRDQWALLPSHLDSAVEEAIRFDSPLQLFERTATEDVEIAGFRVEEGQKIAALLGAAARDPEVFAEPDTFDVTRSPNPHLGFGAGIHFCLGAPLARVEIAAAFRALTTLPELELAGEPPRRPEFVMRGYQELLVTGVR from the coding sequence GTGTTCGACCCGAGCGACCCCGAGTTCCTGACCGATCCCTATCCGGCGTTCGCCGAGCTGCGGGCGAAGGCGCCGGTGCACCGCCACGACGGGCTCGGGCTGGCCATCGCGGTGGCCCACCCGGCGGCCTCGGCGGTGCTGCGGCACCGGTCGCTCGGCCGCATCTGGCGTGACGCGACCCCGGCCGAGCAGTTCGTCTCGTTCAACCTGCTGCACCGGAACTCCTTGCTGGAGAACGAACCGCCCGCGCACACGCGGCTGCGGCGCCTGGTGTCCTCGGCTTTCGCGCGCGGGCACGTCGAACGCCTGCGGCCGCGTGTCGAGGAGATCGCCGGTCGGCTGGTCGGCCGCCTCGCCGAGCGCGTCCGCGACGAGGGCACCGCGGACTTCCTCGCCGAGGTCGCGCAGCCGCTGCCGGTCGAGGTGATCGCCGAACTGCTCGGGGTGCCCGAGGCCGACCGGTCGCGGCTGGTGCCGTGGTCGAACCAGATCGTGAAGATGTACGAGTACGGGCTGCCCGAGGACAAGCGCGTGGCGGCCGAAACCGCGGCCGGTGAGTTCGTCGCCTACCTGCGGGAACTGTCGGCCGAGCGGGCCGCGAACCCGGGCGACGACCTGATCAGCGACCTGGTGCGCGTCCGCGACGACAACAACGGCAGGCTCTCCGACGACGAACTGGTCGCCACCGCCGTGCTCCTGTTGATGGCCGGGCACGAAGCCACGGTGAACGTGCTGGGCAACGGCCTGCGTGCGCTGCTCGACCGCCGCGACCAGTGGGCGTTGCTCCCGTCGCACCTCGATTCGGCGGTGGAGGAGGCGATCCGGTTCGACTCGCCGCTGCAGTTGTTCGAGCGGACCGCCACCGAGGACGTGGAGATCGCCGGGTTCCGCGTGGAAGAGGGCCAGAAGATCGCCGCGCTGCTCGGGGCCGCCGCGCGCGACCCGGAGGTGTTCGCCGAGCCGGACACCTTCGACGTCACGCGCTCGCCCAACCCGCACCTCGGCTTCGGCGCGGGCATCCACTTCTGCCTCGGCGCGCCGCTGGCCAGGGTGGAGATCGCCGCCGCGTTCCGCGCGCTGACCACGCTCCCGGAACTGGAGCTGGCCGGGGAACCGCCGCGCCGCCCGGAGTTCGTGATGCGCGGCTACCAGGAACTGCTCGTCACCGGGGTGCGGTAG
- a CDS encoding S49 family peptidase: MSVTDKLTSRIPGLADRGDRKDVVSVVKLHGVITPQASPLTRGAINLSAVESALTRAFDHDRLKAVALLINSPGGAPTQSGLVAERIRQLADKKGVPVLAFAEDVAASGGYWLACAADEIFAHRTSLVGSIGVISGGFGFTGLLERFGVERRLHTAGENKSRLDPFSPEKPEDVEWLKKLHSQLHELFVTWVKERRGDRLNAGDELFTGDVWLGAKAVELGLIDGVGNLREVLAERYPDAEIAVAEPKKPLLAKLGIGAPAASLLEAVSAKATWARFGL; encoded by the coding sequence ATGAGCGTGACGGACAAGCTGACCTCCCGGATCCCCGGCCTCGCCGACCGCGGTGACCGCAAGGACGTGGTCTCGGTGGTGAAGCTGCACGGGGTGATCACCCCGCAGGCCTCGCCGCTGACCAGAGGAGCGATCAACCTGTCCGCGGTGGAGAGCGCGCTGACCCGCGCCTTCGACCACGACCGGCTCAAGGCGGTCGCGCTGCTGATCAACTCGCCGGGTGGCGCGCCCACCCAGTCGGGGCTGGTCGCCGAGCGCATCCGGCAGCTCGCGGACAAGAAGGGCGTGCCGGTGCTGGCCTTCGCCGAGGACGTCGCGGCGTCGGGCGGGTACTGGCTGGCCTGCGCGGCCGACGAGATCTTCGCGCACCGCACCTCGCTGGTCGGCTCGATCGGCGTGATCAGCGGCGGGTTCGGGTTCACCGGCCTGCTGGAGCGCTTCGGCGTGGAGCGGCGGCTGCACACCGCGGGGGAGAACAAGTCGCGGCTCGACCCGTTCAGCCCGGAGAAGCCCGAGGACGTCGAGTGGCTGAAGAAGCTCCACTCGCAGCTGCACGAGCTTTTTGTGACGTGGGTGAAGGAGCGCCGCGGCGACCGGCTCAACGCCGGCGACGAGCTGTTCACCGGGGATGTGTGGCTGGGCGCGAAGGCGGTTGAGCTGGGCCTGATCGATGGTGTCGGGAACCTGCGCGAGGTGCTCGCGGAGCGCTACCCGGACGCGGAGATCGCCGTGGCGGAGCCGAAGAAGCCGCTGCTGGCGAAACTCGGCATCGGCGCCCCGGCCGCTTCGCTCCTCGAAGCCGTGTCGGCAAAAGCCACCTGGGCCCGCTTCGGGCTCTAG
- a CDS encoding DUF4328 domain-containing protein, with protein MPRPPQRVRWVATPPYGPVHRRRAVDHRYHGPPSYRVPPRWGFPNVVWRLPTAVPGTPSNAPRPAQRLRVLSRNATVLLWVLAGFAGLAALAEGWRYVLLLISRDSALDADVVGASDALVLTASLLTFALALFAAGVSLWWLLVARVVAADELGERPARPPWQVVAGFFVPGPNLVVAGSIVAETEHSVLRRPGTERPRPSRLVLGWWGAWVLNGVLLVVSVVWRLRDGVQAQADGVFLAVLTDGSAAALAVLTALLVRRMTGLLAPVGEDKLRHLRVLSVTGAPEPELRPARPATAPR; from the coding sequence GTGCCGCGGCCACCGCAGCGCGTGCGCTGGGTGGCGACCCCGCCCTACGGCCCGGTGCACCGCCGCCGCGCGGTCGATCACCGGTACCACGGCCCGCCGTCGTACCGGGTGCCGCCGCGCTGGGGCTTTCCGAACGTGGTCTGGCGGCTGCCGACGGCCGTGCCCGGCACCCCGTCCAACGCCCCGCGCCCGGCCCAGCGGCTGCGCGTGCTCTCCCGCAACGCCACCGTGCTGCTGTGGGTCCTGGCCGGGTTCGCCGGGCTGGCCGCGCTGGCCGAGGGCTGGCGGTACGTGCTGCTGCTGATCAGCCGGGACTCCGCGCTCGACGCCGACGTGGTCGGCGCCTCCGACGCGCTCGTGCTCACCGCGTCGCTGCTCACCTTCGCGCTCGCCCTGTTCGCCGCCGGGGTCAGCCTGTGGTGGCTGCTGGTCGCGCGGGTGGTCGCCGCCGACGAGCTGGGGGAGCGCCCGGCCCGGCCGCCGTGGCAGGTGGTCGCGGGGTTCTTCGTGCCCGGCCCGAACCTGGTGGTCGCCGGATCGATCGTCGCGGAGACCGAGCACAGCGTGCTGCGGCGTCCCGGCACCGAGCGCCCGCGCCCGTCACGCCTGGTGCTGGGCTGGTGGGGTGCCTGGGTGCTGAATGGCGTGCTGCTGGTCGTCTCGGTGGTCTGGCGGCTGCGGGACGGCGTGCAGGCGCAGGCCGACGGGGTGTTCCTGGCCGTGCTGACCGACGGCTCGGCGGCCGCGCTGGCCGTGCTCACCGCGTTGCTGGTCCGCCGGATGACCGGCCTGCTGGCGCCGGTCGGCGAGGACAAGCTGCGGCACCTGCGCGTGCTCAGCGTGACCGGCGCGCCCGAGCCCGAACTGCGCCCGGCCCGCCCGGCTACCGCACCCCGGTGA